The following are encoded together in the Thalassomonas haliotis genome:
- a CDS encoding nitroreductase family protein, which yields MKAHDCSPLDDYIEYPSDEMLSRSENFYQEIKRRHSIRKFSDRPVDQQIIENCIKAAGTAPSGANHQPWHFVAIKSPEIKKQIREQAESHERGFYNGRAGEEWLGALKPLGTDADKPYLESAPWLIAIFSQKKGGISIEESTTNYYVHESVGIATGFLINALHSSGLVTLTHTPKPMSFLNKICQRGDNDRAYMLLIAGYPAEDATIPAHARVKKPLADIATFL from the coding sequence ATGAAAGCACATGACTGCTCCCCCCTGGATGACTATATAGAATATCCAAGCGATGAAATGCTCAGCCGCTCCGAGAACTTTTATCAGGAAATAAAACGCCGCCACAGTATCCGCAAATTCAGTGATCGCCCGGTCGACCAGCAAATCATCGAAAACTGCATCAAGGCGGCAGGCACAGCCCCCAGCGGTGCCAACCACCAGCCCTGGCATTTTGTCGCCATTAAAAGCCCGGAGATCAAAAAACAAATCCGGGAGCAGGCGGAAAGTCACGAGCGGGGTTTTTACAATGGCCGCGCCGGTGAAGAATGGCTCGGCGCCCTCAAACCTTTAGGCACAGATGCCGACAAACCCTATTTAGAAAGCGCCCCCTGGCTCATTGCCATATTCAGCCAGAAAAAAGGCGGCATCAGCATAGAAGAAAGCACTACTAACTATTATGTGCATGAGTCTGTGGGCATAGCCACCGGCTTTTTAATCAATGCCCTGCATTCATCTGGCCTGGTCACCCTGACCCATACGCCAAAACCTATGTCGTTTCTGAACAAGATTTGTCAGCGGGGAGACAATGACAGAGCCTATATGTTACTGATCGCCGGTTATCCGGCAGAAGATGCCACTATCCCCGCCCATGCCCGGGTGAAAAAACCCCTGGCGGATATCGCCACTTTTTTATAA
- a CDS encoding ACP phosphodiesterase, whose translation MNYLAHLFLAQAASSGLPPKQQALILVGNLMGDFVKGRQLSQYPLEVARGIYQHRLIDKYTDRHQEVLRLKSLLSTRRKRFSGIISDIVFDHFLAKEFTSYSAEPLNHFSRDCYRQLAPHIELMPEKMQLMVSRMIAHDWLSGYQELSSVGLALDGVSRRIRFDNHLLGAIEEVQDNYPAYQQAFAAFFPQLLAFVLRSNDLPEPDRS comes from the coding sequence ATGAATTACCTCGCCCACCTGTTTTTAGCCCAAGCGGCATCAAGCGGACTACCGCCAAAACAGCAGGCTTTAATCCTGGTGGGAAACCTGATGGGGGATTTCGTTAAAGGACGGCAATTGAGCCAATATCCGCTTGAAGTGGCCAGGGGAATTTATCAGCACAGGCTTATCGATAAATATACCGACCGCCATCAGGAGGTGCTCAGGTTAAAAAGCTTGCTGAGTACGAGAAGAAAACGTTTCTCCGGGATCATTTCTGATATCGTGTTTGATCATTTTCTGGCAAAAGAATTTACTTCATATTCTGCCGAGCCCCTGAATCACTTCAGTCGTGACTGCTACCGGCAGCTGGCGCCGCATATCGAGTTGATGCCGGAAAAAATGCAGCTGATGGTTTCGCGCATGATAGCGCATGACTGGCTATCCGGATATCAGGAGTTGTCTTCGGTCGGGCTGGCCTTAGACGGCGTCAGCCGGCGGATACGCTTTGATAATCACCTGCTTGGCGCCATTGAAGAAGTGCAGGACAATTATCCTGCTTATCAGCAGGCTTTTGCGGCTTTCTTTCCGCAATTGCTGGCTTTTGTGCTCCGGTCAAATGACTTGCCTGAGCCTGATCGGAGCTAA
- a CDS encoding ribonuclease E inhibitor RraB encodes MERDLALYPQDNIGDALWQMLQEGDDLSIPREIQFSVLFASEQQALKYGQLLLENNQKLSFCPYPDDKDHPWEITAYPEVAASYENIAAYQELLENSAQPFQGKYDGWYCVKKGE; translated from the coding sequence ATGGAACGTGATTTAGCGCTTTATCCCCAAGACAATATCGGCGACGCCCTGTGGCAGATGCTACAGGAAGGCGATGACCTTTCAATCCCGAGAGAAATACAGTTTTCGGTATTATTTGCCAGCGAGCAGCAGGCGTTGAAATATGGCCAGCTATTATTGGAAAATAACCAGAAACTTTCTTTTTGCCCTTATCCCGATGATAAAGATCATCCCTGGGAAATCACGGCTTACCCGGAAGTGGCTGCCAGCTATGAAAATATCGCCGCCTATCAGGAATTGCTGGAAAACAGTGCCCAACCTTTTCAGGGAAAGTATGACGGCTGGTATTGTGTTAAAAAAGGCGAGTAA
- a CDS encoding RluA family pseudouridine synthase: MNKLDIIEQHINVENEGDLALPLLSRHCQMSVAELKQAVSKGALWLTRGKHTQRLRRVKKPLKAQDVLHFYYNRQVLAQEVAPAELLRDCKDYSVWYKPYGMLSQGSKWSDHCTIGRWAQTHLKPERPVFIVHRLDKAATGLILLAHSKSAARALSAMFEQHALEKHYQILVHGDHSKQQQPQVIDEPIAGKSAKSTFSCLHYDQQHDLSLVDVKIDSGRKHQIRRHAASINLPVVADRLHGNVNRRYPDSLNLQLCAVSLSFTCPLSGEKRNFELPQEYRPQLAVAAKQLTE; encoded by the coding sequence GTGAACAAATTGGACATTATCGAGCAACATATTAATGTAGAAAATGAAGGCGATTTAGCCCTCCCCCTGCTGAGCCGGCATTGCCAGATGTCTGTTGCCGAATTAAAACAGGCCGTCAGCAAGGGGGCCCTGTGGCTAACCCGGGGCAAACATACCCAAAGATTACGCCGGGTAAAAAAGCCGCTTAAAGCTCAGGATGTTTTGCATTTTTATTATAACCGCCAGGTACTGGCGCAGGAAGTAGCGCCGGCTGAGTTGCTCCGTGACTGCAAAGATTACAGCGTCTGGTATAAACCCTACGGCATGTTATCCCAGGGCTCTAAATGGAGCGATCACTGCACTATCGGCCGGTGGGCGCAAACCCACCTCAAACCCGAACGTCCGGTGTTTATTGTCCACCGCCTTGACAAGGCCGCTACCGGGTTAATCTTGCTTGCCCACAGTAAAAGCGCGGCGCGGGCCTTATCCGCCATGTTTGAGCAGCACGCCCTGGAAAAACATTACCAGATTTTAGTGCATGGCGACCACAGCAAACAACAGCAACCGCAAGTCATCGATGAGCCGATAGCAGGCAAAAGCGCCAAAAGTACCTTTAGCTGCCTGCATTATGATCAGCAGCATGATTTATCCCTGGTGGACGTGAAAATAGACAGTGGCCGAAAACACCAAATTCGCCGCCATGCCGCCTCGATAAATTTACCTGTGGTGGCAGACAGGTTACACGGCAACGTAAACCGCCGCTACCCCGACAGCCTGAATCTACAGCTGTGTGCGGTATCATTAAGCTTTACCTGCCCGCTGAGCGGCGAGAAACGAAATTTTGAATTGCCCCAGGAATACCGGCCACAACTTGCTGTTGCGGCAAAACAGCTTACAGAATAA
- the dapA gene encoding 4-hydroxy-tetrahydrodipicolinate synthase: MKPLKDASLITAIKTPFTDSGDIDLKTYDALVEQQILAGVDGIIVGGTTGEGHLLSWEEHLMLIAHSANKFGRQLLIIGNTGSNNTREAIKATENGFATGMDAALQINPYYGRTSGAGVKAHFSRVLAIGPAFIYNVPGRTGQDLTPEIIEPLSKHEHFIGVKECAGNERIGYYEQRGIACWSGNDDESFAGRHQYNSHGVISVTSNLFPGLMRRLMDDNNAELNERLQQIMQWLFCEPNPIAVNTALMMTGAVSPVFRLPYQALSRAQREQGLALLSAFASGEYIGDQAQLLADSDFIYRA; this comes from the coding sequence ATGAAGCCTTTAAAAGATGCCAGTTTAATTACGGCAATAAAAACCCCGTTTACCGATAGTGGCGATATCGATCTGAAAACCTATGACGCCCTGGTCGAGCAGCAAATACTTGCCGGTGTCGACGGTATTATTGTTGGCGGCACCACAGGTGAAGGGCATTTATTGAGCTGGGAAGAGCATTTAATGCTGATTGCCCACAGTGCCAACAAATTTGGCCGACAGCTATTGATCATAGGCAATACCGGCAGTAACAATACCCGGGAGGCGATTAAGGCGACAGAAAACGGTTTTGCCACAGGTATGGATGCGGCATTGCAGATTAACCCCTATTACGGCAGAACGTCTGGTGCCGGGGTGAAAGCTCATTTTTCCCGGGTGCTGGCTATAGGGCCGGCCTTTATTTATAACGTGCCCGGACGTACCGGCCAGGACCTGACCCCTGAAATTATTGAACCTTTGTCCAAACATGAGCATTTCATCGGGGTTAAGGAGTGTGCCGGTAATGAACGCATAGGTTATTACGAGCAGCGGGGCATCGCCTGCTGGTCCGGCAATGATGATGAAAGTTTTGCCGGGCGCCACCAGTACAACTCCCACGGGGTGATTTCGGTCACTTCCAATCTTTTCCCTGGCTTAATGCGCCGCCTGATGGATGATAATAACGCTGAGCTGAATGAGCGGCTGCAGCAGATAATGCAGTGGCTGTTTTGTGAGCCTAACCCTATTGCCGTCAATACTGCGTTGATGATGACGGGGGCGGTCTCACCGGTTTTCCGCCTGCCTTACCAGGCATTGTCCCGGGCGCAAAGAGAGCAGGGGCTGGCCCTGTTGTCGGCATTTGCAAGCGGTGAATATATTGGCGATCAGGCACAGCTTTTAGCGGACAGTGATTTTATTTACCGGGCTTAG
- a CDS encoding alpha/beta hydrolase, producing the protein MSLLPYIEVATGDKPGASVIWLHGLGADGHDFEPIVPELKLAKEHAVRFIFPHAPKIPVTINGGMVMPAWYDILDMNINRKVDNEQLQASADAVIKLVEQELARGIPSEQIFLAGFSQGGAVAYQAALSFDKPLGGLLAMSTYLATAETVHLHPQNRDIQVMVMHGSQDPVVPEQLGQAASAFLQKNNYSHEYKTYPMPHSVCAEQIGDISTWLQQRIK; encoded by the coding sequence ATGTCATTATTACCTTATATCGAAGTAGCCACCGGGGATAAACCCGGGGCAAGTGTGATCTGGCTGCACGGTTTAGGCGCGGACGGCCATGACTTTGAGCCTATCGTACCTGAGTTAAAACTTGCCAAAGAACACGCGGTACGTTTTATCTTCCCCCATGCGCCGAAAATTCCCGTTACCATTAATGGCGGCATGGTGATGCCCGCCTGGTACGATATTTTGGATATGAATATCAACCGCAAAGTTGACAATGAGCAATTACAGGCCTCTGCCGATGCGGTTATCAAGCTGGTGGAGCAGGAGCTGGCGCGGGGTATCCCCAGCGAGCAGATTTTCTTAGCCGGTTTTTCCCAGGGAGGCGCGGTTGCCTACCAGGCGGCACTTTCTTTTGACAAGCCCCTTGGCGGTTTGTTAGCCATGTCGACTTATCTTGCCACCGCCGAGACGGTACACTTGCATCCGCAAAACAGAGACATCCAGGTGATGGTCATGCACGGCAGCCAGGATCCGGTTGTTCCCGAGCAGCTGGGTCAGGCGGCGAGTGCTTTTTTACAAAAAAATAATTACAGCCATGAATATAAAACCTACCCTATGCCCCATAGTGTCTGCGCCGAGCAAATCGGGGATATTTCTACCTGGCTGCAGCAAAGAATAAAGTAA
- a CDS encoding DUF4097 family beta strand repeat-containing protein encodes MNKFISKSLCVAALTAVMAYQAGAEVIDEVNQSFTVGDNSSFRLENVNGSVDIQSWQEKVIQVTAIIEADDQDDRDRISIDMNQNGRGVSVETRYEKTSTWGNNNHSGSVDYRIMVPQDVDLAKIELVNGSLVIENVLGEVNAELVNGSIKAYGLGANADISSVNGSIKVNYQQVDTGLEQIKIETVNGSIKLHLPENISAAVDAETMHGSIKNDFGLKVEKNLFAGRNMRGDIGSGNARISLDSVNGSIKVMKK; translated from the coding sequence ATGAACAAATTTATCAGCAAATCACTTTGTGTTGCCGCATTAACTGCCGTGATGGCATACCAGGCCGGTGCCGAAGTGATCGACGAGGTCAACCAATCCTTTACTGTCGGTGATAACAGCAGTTTTCGCCTGGAAAATGTCAATGGCAGCGTTGATATTCAAAGCTGGCAGGAAAAAGTGATCCAGGTCACCGCCATTATCGAAGCCGATGACCAGGACGACCGGGACCGCATTTCTATCGATATGAACCAGAATGGCCGTGGTGTCAGTGTTGAAACCCGCTATGAAAAAACATCGACCTGGGGCAATAACAATCATTCAGGTTCGGTGGACTACCGTATTATGGTGCCCCAAGATGTCGATCTGGCAAAAATTGAACTGGTGAACGGTTCCCTAGTGATAGAAAATGTTTTAGGGGAAGTGAACGCCGAGCTGGTGAACGGCTCCATAAAAGCTTATGGCCTGGGGGCCAATGCGGATATCAGCTCGGTTAACGGCAGTATCAAGGTAAACTACCAGCAAGTGGATACCGGGCTGGAGCAAATAAAAATTGAAACCGTAAACGGCAGTATCAAACTTCATTTGCCGGAAAATATCAGCGCCGCCGTTGATGCCGAAACCATGCACGGCAGCATCAAGAATGATTTTGGTTTGAAGGTGGAGAAAAACCTGTTTGCCGGGCGCAATATGCGCGGCGATATCGGCTCGGGCAATGCGCGTATTTCCCTAGACAGCGTTAACGGCAGCATCAAGGTGATGAAAAAATAA
- a CDS encoding CinA family nicotinamide mononucleotide deamidase-related protein codes for MMKQTKVQLLLTGNELLNGDIVDSNSAMIARELAETGIEIKRKVTVSDDLSLLAAEISHMSTMADVLIINGGLGPTTDDFTAQALAQAMNVPLAQHEQAYRHLVAWCEQRGTRLNPANLKQALLPAGCDIIANRIGSAVGFNVNHNNCEIYCTPGVPTELKVMLDEQIVPAFTAKTTDKEKTKITKFQIFGLGESKLQQLIHDKLPDWPESVELGFRAGEPLLELKLTTRSRAAETEKAQCITRLKTLLGQHMVAEINDIPKSMAHHVLDKLIEKGQTLTTAESCTGGLIASLLTQIPGSSRGFEAGFVTYSNEMKSQMLAVNPQILSNHGAVSRKTVLAMAKGALDKSGADYAIAVSGVAGPGGGSKEKPVGTVWLAWGNRTNLQCHCFLIPGTRLAFQRYVAAIALDLIRRSLNECDEQANYLIERSFK; via the coding sequence ATGATGAAACAAACTAAAGTGCAACTGCTGCTAACCGGCAATGAATTATTAAACGGGGATATTGTGGATAGCAATTCTGCCATGATTGCCCGCGAGCTGGCAGAAACAGGCATAGAGATCAAACGTAAAGTTACCGTCAGTGATGACTTATCCCTGCTCGCAGCAGAAATCTCGCACATGAGCACCATGGCGGATGTCTTGATCATTAACGGCGGTTTAGGCCCGACCACAGACGATTTTACTGCACAGGCGCTGGCACAGGCGATGAATGTGCCGCTAGCCCAACATGAACAGGCCTACCGGCACCTGGTTGCCTGGTGCGAGCAAAGAGGTACAAGGCTTAATCCGGCAAATTTAAAACAGGCTTTATTGCCCGCAGGCTGTGATATCATAGCCAACCGTATCGGCAGCGCCGTCGGCTTTAACGTTAACCACAATAACTGCGAAATCTATTGCACCCCCGGGGTTCCAACAGAATTAAAAGTGATGCTGGATGAGCAGATAGTGCCGGCTTTTACTGCAAAAACAACGGACAAAGAGAAAACAAAGATCACTAAATTTCAGATCTTTGGCCTGGGAGAGTCTAAGTTGCAGCAGCTTATTCATGACAAACTGCCCGACTGGCCCGAAAGCGTAGAGCTGGGCTTTCGGGCCGGCGAGCCTTTATTGGAGCTGAAATTAACCACCCGCTCCCGCGCAGCCGAAACTGAAAAAGCACAATGCATAACCCGGCTCAAAACCCTGTTAGGCCAGCATATGGTTGCAGAAATAAATGATATCCCTAAAAGTATGGCGCACCATGTGCTGGATAAGCTAATCGAAAAAGGTCAAACCCTGACCACGGCAGAGTCCTGCACCGGCGGCCTGATCGCCAGCTTGCTTACGCAAATTCCCGGCTCTTCCCGGGGCTTTGAAGCCGGCTTTGTCACTTACTCCAATGAAATGAAAAGCCAAATGCTGGCGGTAAATCCCCAGATTCTGTCAAACCATGGCGCCGTTAGCCGGAAAACCGTACTGGCCATGGCCAAAGGCGCGCTGGATAAATCGGGAGCAGATTATGCCATCGCCGTTTCCGGAGTCGCAGGCCCCGGCGGCGGCAGCAAAGAAAAACCCGTAGGCACAGTCTGGCTGGCCTGGGGAAACAGGACAAACCTGCAATGCCATTGTTTTTTAATCCCCGGCACCCGGCTTGCTTTTCAGCGTTATGTTGCAGCCATTGCCCTGGATTTGATCAGGCGTTCGCTGAATGAATGTGATGAACAAGCTAATTACTTGATTGAAAGGAGTTTTAAATAA
- a CDS encoding DUF342 domain-containing protein, with protein MSKASLVSNAKENIDLVLAPIKGGDAITEAGILELVAASQYTDLHVQKANIKNAVAELNDVLKPLQAGNTGREIRYQILERRDATVTISLDSDAMTATAEITTALGGKHLSAKAILNAAQESGVKKGFIKEELVALAQKAAKEPAGTVVSNEIALGKMPIDGQDARIKHLVQSAQARILKPKKREDGSVDMRDLGDIICVKVGDPLVQKVPLSQGKRGYKVTAEPLEPTPGNDIEMKCGEGTELSPKNGNILISKKVGLPKVIENGMEVDEVYKIKNVDVSTGHIIFEGSVIIDGDVSEGMKVSATGDITIGGFVESAILKAGGDITISGGIIGRKQDLETRQVTEVQMSVNINTKGNIYAKHCQYAEIYCDGDVRIENQLMHSIVDIGGKLWVGSEEKADGKLIGGFIKAVSSVHAGIVGATAGSNTLIHFERKLSALKEQLDDVESRLKSDSDKTNELKSATTKLKALPKDKANPEMLTKVVATYQFHAKRMGELLLEKQALEQTIQDYMASVFVEATEKLYHGVELTIGDHSDRSKREYGPSKIQFKDRKIHIEPIVHS; from the coding sequence ATGAGCAAGGCCAGTTTAGTCAGCAACGCCAAAGAGAATATCGACCTGGTATTAGCGCCGATAAAAGGTGGGGATGCAATTACCGAAGCCGGCATATTAGAGTTAGTCGCCGCCTCGCAGTACACAGATCTTCATGTACAAAAAGCCAATATTAAAAATGCCGTTGCCGAACTCAACGACGTTTTAAAGCCTTTGCAGGCAGGGAATACCGGCAGGGAAATACGTTACCAAATCCTGGAGCGGCGCGACGCCACAGTTACCATCTCATTAGACAGCGATGCCATGACGGCAACCGCCGAAATCACTACTGCCCTTGGCGGCAAACACCTGTCGGCCAAAGCCATCCTTAATGCCGCGCAAGAGTCCGGCGTGAAAAAAGGTTTTATCAAGGAAGAACTGGTTGCTCTGGCGCAAAAAGCCGCCAAAGAGCCGGCAGGTACTGTGGTCTCCAACGAAATAGCCTTGGGGAAAATGCCGATAGACGGCCAGGACGCCAGAATCAAACACCTGGTGCAAAGTGCCCAGGCCCGCATTTTAAAGCCGAAAAAACGCGAAGACGGCAGCGTCGACATGCGGGATTTAGGGGATATTATTTGTGTTAAGGTCGGAGACCCCCTGGTACAGAAAGTCCCCCTGTCCCAAGGCAAACGTGGTTATAAAGTCACCGCCGAGCCGTTAGAGCCGACCCCGGGCAATGATATTGAGATGAAGTGCGGTGAAGGCACAGAGTTAAGCCCGAAAAATGGCAATATCCTGATCTCCAAAAAAGTCGGCCTGCCCAAAGTCATTGAGAACGGCATGGAGGTTGACGAAGTCTATAAAATTAAAAATGTTGATGTCAGCACCGGTCATATCATCTTCGAAGGCAGTGTCATTATCGATGGCGATGTCAGCGAAGGCATGAAAGTTTCCGCGACCGGCGATATTACCATAGGCGGCTTTGTCGAGTCGGCTATTTTAAAAGCCGGCGGCGACATCACCATTTCCGGCGGTATCATAGGGCGTAAACAAGATCTGGAAACCCGCCAGGTGACCGAAGTACAAATGAGCGTCAATATCAACACCAAAGGCAATATTTATGCGAAACATTGCCAATACGCAGAGATCTACTGCGATGGTGATGTCCGCATTGAAAACCAGCTGATGCACTCTATCGTCGATATCGGCGGCAAGCTCTGGGTCGGCAGCGAAGAAAAAGCCGACGGCAAGTTAATCGGCGGCTTCATTAAGGCCGTCAGCTCAGTACATGCCGGCATAGTCGGCGCAACGGCAGGCAGCAATACCCTGATCCATTTCGAGAGAAAACTCAGCGCATTAAAGGAACAGCTTGATGATGTTGAAAGCCGATTAAAAAGCGATTCGGATAAAACCAATGAATTAAAGTCCGCCACCACGAAATTAAAAGCTTTGCCCAAAGATAAGGCCAACCCTGAAATGTTGACAAAAGTCGTCGCGACTTATCAATTCCATGCCAAGCGCATGGGAGAGCTGCTGCTGGAAAAGCAAGCCCTGGAGCAGACGATTCAGGACTATATGGCCAGCGTGTTTGTCGAAGCTACCGAAAAGCTTTATCATGGCGTAGAACTGACCATAGGCGATCACAGCGACCGCAGCAAACGTGAATATGGTCCAAGTAAAATACAGTTTAAAGACAGAAAAATTCATATAGAGCCGATTGTACATAGCTGA
- a CDS encoding DUF2884 family protein: protein MKCLTFGFMLTAFSCAAANAAPCNININHGIVINPKHIRVLDHDRTILQINTPRQLFIGGREVQLTEQQQALLGQYSSGIRKQVPEIVSIAINGLELGLKAVNKVIAGLTGENSAAHQKIQEKFREVQVRLHKRFNHSEQNYFIAPQDFDNFDDLFTGDFEVELEEVISASLGNLLHQVERVINSKGEALPGANDNGKSEQRPASSSELKITSLDKHLAPFSQELKQEMGHHASILNEKTAQFCQGLIELNKIEQELKQQIPQLSQFALIDTKN, encoded by the coding sequence ATGAAGTGCCTCACCTTTGGCTTTATGCTTACCGCTTTCTCATGTGCCGCAGCAAATGCCGCGCCGTGTAATATCAATATCAACCATGGTATTGTGATCAATCCCAAGCATATCCGCGTGCTTGACCATGACCGCACCATTTTGCAAATCAACACCCCCCGGCAACTTTTTATCGGCGGCCGGGAAGTTCAGTTAACCGAGCAACAGCAGGCCTTGCTTGGACAATATAGTTCAGGGATCCGCAAGCAAGTCCCCGAAATAGTCTCCATTGCCATCAACGGCCTGGAGCTGGGACTTAAAGCGGTCAATAAAGTCATCGCCGGTTTAACCGGAGAAAACAGCGCCGCCCACCAAAAAATTCAGGAAAAATTCAGGGAAGTCCAGGTACGCCTGCATAAAAGGTTTAACCACAGCGAGCAAAATTATTTTATCGCCCCGCAAGACTTCGACAATTTTGACGATTTATTTACCGGTGATTTTGAAGTTGAACTTGAAGAAGTGATCTCAGCTTCGCTGGGTAACCTGTTGCACCAGGTCGAACGTGTGATTAACAGCAAGGGGGAAGCGCTTCCCGGAGCAAACGATAACGGTAAAAGCGAGCAAAGGCCGGCCTCAAGCTCTGAGCTTAAGATAACAAGCCTGGACAAACACCTGGCGCCCTTTTCACAAGAGCTGAAACAGGAAATGGGCCACCATGCCAGCATTTTAAATGAAAAAACCGCGCAATTTTGCCAGGGGCTGATTGAGCTGAATAAGATAGAGCAGGAGCTTAAACAGCAAATCCCCCAGCTTAGCCAGTTTGCCCTTATTGACACAAAAAATTGA
- a CDS encoding DUF3103 family protein, with product MKKLPTSLMLLLSMTAFAGQASTINPAEAKPVSSQVKAKVNLTTSKRLMAQDISRQYSKISSLLHSEITQYNLKVNVDNLLSANVMDTKQLQRADLSIKSAKGLESVTESLVELRLAHESMLAAWQAGESPLFAFAPEGNDSQWDYIEAYDVDGNIELLDAYEMPERPVFVVGVDGQRSLKEGLQVMRSVFAGGSQVSKSALRSVSASAGITADDGSLSTTVIKKIHLNDDQEPWISGDAEIYGIVNGVDPSRDEPYLDIVEMPYLDNDGTTYSPNQIAIYWDRYRWSAADMILMEHDDGTNYKDLATALLEAATAIMRLIPDPAVQGYAIIPQITNGIISAMPDAWFTNDDDYVDVYYTLFEGRTYNDHMGAGGNAKTTFEPLEIAPR from the coding sequence ATGAAAAAACTACCCACATCTTTAATGTTATTGCTATCAATGACGGCATTTGCCGGACAGGCCAGCACTATCAATCCAGCAGAAGCAAAACCGGTTTCATCACAGGTAAAAGCCAAGGTTAATTTAACCACGAGCAAGCGCTTGATGGCACAGGACATCAGCCGTCAGTACAGCAAGATCTCATCACTGCTGCACAGTGAAATCACTCAATATAACCTGAAAGTTAATGTTGATAACCTGCTTAGTGCCAATGTGATGGATACCAAGCAGCTACAACGAGCGGATCTGTCCATTAAGTCGGCCAAAGGCCTGGAGTCGGTCACTGAGTCTCTGGTTGAATTACGCCTGGCACATGAGTCTATGCTGGCGGCCTGGCAGGCGGGTGAGTCGCCTTTATTTGCTTTTGCGCCCGAAGGCAATGACAGTCAATGGGATTATATTGAAGCTTATGATGTTGACGGCAATATCGAGCTGTTAGATGCCTATGAAATGCCTGAGCGTCCGGTATTTGTGGTTGGCGTCGACGGACAGCGTTCATTAAAAGAAGGTCTGCAGGTGATGCGTTCGGTATTTGCCGGCGGCAGCCAGGTAAGCAAATCAGCATTACGCTCGGTATCTGCTAGCGCCGGTATCACGGCCGACGACGGTAGTTTATCAACGACGGTGATCAAAAAAATTCACTTAAATGATGATCAGGAACCGTGGATTTCCGGCGATGCTGAAATTTACGGCATAGTCAACGGGGTTGATCCGTCAAGAGATGAGCCTTACCTGGACATAGTTGAAATGCCTTACCTGGACAACGACGGCACCACTTATTCCCCGAACCAGATTGCGATTTATTGGGACAGGTACCGCTGGAGTGCAGCGGATATGATCCTGATGGAGCATGACGACGGCACTAACTATAAAGATCTGGCAACAGCCCTTTTGGAAGCAGCAACGGCCATCATGCGTTTGATCCCCGATCCTGCGGTTCAGGGATATGCCATTATTCCTCAGATCACTAACGGTATCATCAGCGCTATGCCTGATGCCTGGTTCACCAATGACGATGATTATGTTGATGTCTACTACACCTTGTTTGAAGGTCGTACTTATAATGATCATATGGGCGCCGGCGGTAATGCCAAGACGACGTTTGAGCCACTGGAAATTGCGCCACGTTAA